From a region of the Phragmites australis chromosome 21, lpPhrAust1.1, whole genome shotgun sequence genome:
- the LOC133903791 gene encoding protein HAIKU1-like: protein MDRTTSNSSSSSTSAASQNPHLGVNKLGRSIRKATPPPPPQPQPAARPPQPQVYNISKNQFRDIVQHLTAGTPSPSPLPPQYHQPHRPPQSQPKPPSMRLQRIRPPPIATPVARPPPPVHPHHAVPNPSHNNPVFHRPPPPQPQQHMPAPAPGPAWADSPVSAYMRILENSLFSATPPGAAAAAAAGQPPPPPVPSPGILPSPSGFLNLLSPMPRSPYPLLSPGFQHPPPFTPNFPVLSPLPGTGILGPGPMPPLSPGLWFPQSPSGLLSPSGFLPILSPRWRDM, encoded by the coding sequence ATGGATCGCAccaccagcaacagcagcagcagtagcaccTCCGCCGCCAGCCAAAACCCGCACCTTGGGGTCAACAAGCTCGGCCGCTCCATCCGCAAGGCTacgccccctccgccgccgcagccccAGCCCGCCGCTCGCCCGCCGCAGCCGCAGGTCTACAACATCAGTAAGAACCAGTTCCGCGACATCGTCCAGCACCTCACCGCCGGCACCCCCTCCCCGTCCCCTCTGCCGCCTCAGTACCATCAACCGCACCGTCCACCACAGTCGCAGCCCAAGCCCCCCTCCATGCGCCTACAGAGGATCCGCCCGCCCCCCATTGCCACCCCCGTCGCGCGGCCCCCTCCTCCCGTCCACCCCCACCACGCCGTCCCCAACCCTAGCCACAACAATCCTGTCTTCCACCGCCCACCGCCGCCTCAGCCGCAGCAGCACatgcccgcgcccgcgcccggcCCCGCCTGGGCCGACTCCCCAGTCTCCGCATACATGCGCATCCTCGAAAACTCCCTCTTCAGCGCCACCCCgccgggcgccgccgccgctgcagcgGCGGGAcagccgcctccaccgccggtGCCGTCACCCGGGATACTCCCTTCCCCAAGCGGCTTTCTCAACCTGCTCTCGCCGATGCCCAGGTCGCCCTACCCGCTACTCTCGCCAGGGTTTCAGCACCCACCGCCGTTCACGCCCAACTTCCCTGTTCTCTCGCCGCTGCCGGGGACCGGCATCCTTGGGCCAGGCCCCATGCCGCCGCTGTCGCCGGGGCTCTGGTTCCCACAGTCACCGTCCGGCCTTCTTTCTCCATCAGGGTTCTTGCCGATCCTGAGCCCAAGGTGGAGAGACATGTAG